One part of the Plasmodium cynomolgi strain B DNA, chromosome 3, whole genome shotgun sequence genome encodes these proteins:
- a CDS encoding hypothetical protein (putative): MESAHPKVVAMEDAHPKVVAMEDSPVGNKPMDIKNIYNMKKEDVIVQEYINKSSNSTINMYHKDQVNIYIENSDLNKKTYNCYTCNIQIYNYSFFRYHFKSEWHKYNLKRKLLNLNAVNEVTFNEKVHSLTKGGGLVSGSGHDPVSGDPTSSNQCAHKKHSNGKKKKEKKNHAEVCSCKKANNGGSYTSNNCEAQKIKYATKEDVLMNKNVKYDNPLVCFFDNRIFNSIEENIKHMNDNYTFYIPDLKYVTNLKKVLLTIGKKIYEENICIYCFRCSKCVKSLQAHMICKSHTKLHAEFFIFIQKYYDFSKSYVDLLNRYITNKEDKELLLCLLHKKRNNQIESKRHRSEERSVGEEGQHQKQREEDPSTGYDQTAREDRSNVRPSNAEEAKAQLDNECESDNNSDDYKVKEEELSKNINHDTIYEVLEQFGYTKPELNEYNNLVLPDGSEAINRKIAYIFKQKLPLENRAPSKCEKLDVLKKRESNQDYRRYRSYIDVMKKYNLDLNVKTNGLNKFYKSDSIFFL, from the coding sequence atggaaagcgCTCACCCAAAGGTAGTCGCCATGGAGGACGCTCACCCAAAAGTAGTCGCCATGGAAGACAGTCCAGTAGGGAACAAACCaatggacataaaaaatatttacaatatgaaaaaggaagacgtAATTGTGCAAGAATACATCAACAAGAGTAGTAACTCCACGATTAACATGTATCATAAGGACCAAGTGAATATTTACATCGAGAATAGTGACctgaataaaaaaacgtacaaCTGTTATACATGCAATATACAGATATACAACTACTCCTTCTTTCGGTACCACTTTAAGTCCGAGTGGCACAAGTACAATTTGAAGAGGAAGCTGCTAAATTTGAATGCCGTCAACGAAGTGACCTTTAACGAGAAGGTGCACAGCTtgaccaaaggggggggccTCGTAAGCGGCAGCGGTCATGACCCCGTTAGTGGAGACCCTACTAGCAGCAACCAGTGCGCGCATAAGAAGCACAGTaacgggaagaaaaaaaaggagaaaaaaaaccacgcAGAAGTGTGCAGCTGTAAAAAGGCGAATAACGGAGGAAGCTACACGAGCAATAATTGtgaagcacaaaaaattaaatacgCAACGAAGGAAGATGTtttaatgaacaaaaatgtaaagtaTGACAATCCCTTGGTGTGCTTCTTCGATAAcagaatttttaattcaatagaagaaaatataaaacacaTGAATGataattatactttttaCATCCCTGATTTAAAGTACGTTaccaatttgaagaaggtTCTTCTGACCatagggaagaaaatttacgaaGAGAATATCTGCATCTACTGCTTTCGCTGTTCCAAGTGTGTCAAATCGTTACAGGCGCATATGATCTGCAAGAGTCACACCAAACTGCATGCagagttttttatttttattcaaaaatattaCGATTTCTCAAAGTCGTACGTTGATCTGTTAAATAGGTACATTACTAATAAGGAGGACAAGGAGTTGCTTCTGTGCCTACTCCACAAGAAGAGGAACAACCAAATAGAGTCCAAGCGTCACCGCAGCGAGGAGAGAAGTGTGGGAGAGGAGGGGCAGCATCAGAAGCAGCGAGAAGAAGATCCCTCAACGGGTTATGATCAGACCGCGCGGGAAGACCGTTCAAACGTACGCCCGTCCAACGCGGAGGAAGCCAAAGCCCAACTCGATAACGAATGCGAAAGCGACAACAACAGCGATGATTACAaagtgaaggaggaagaactgAGCAAAAATATCAACCATGACACCATATATGAGGTCCTGGAACAGTTCGGATACACAAAACCTGAGCTAAATGAGTACAACAATTTAGTACTTCCGGATGGGTCGGAAGCTATCAACAGAAAAATTGCCTACATTTTTAAGCAGAAATTGCCGCTTGAAAATAGAGCTCCGTCCAAATGTGAAAAGCTTgatgttttgaaaaaaagagagagcaACCAGGACTACCGCAGGTACAGGTCCTATATCGACGtcatgaaaaaatacaacttgGATTTGAATGTGAAGACGAACGGCTTGAACAAGTTTTACAAAAGTGactccattttctttttatga
- a CDS encoding actin-like protein (putative), protein MDGAEDEGATEESIPVVVLDPGSWKVFSNSREVKFGLEAVEEYTRVKYETAKMEGEEGDELLNVKMTFSDPRHPLSANDFTDLFEVYNYLVKRLNITTDDYNLLVAIPEKVEKLFITNMLNWAFKTHQFASISFIYNSLAASYYYGLKTALVVDLGESASRVSPVAENHGVFLDSAKNCEIGGHLITKYISNFVKAKDSHVDYTLVQNYKELNSYISLDIDRSIKMNSDCNGLLKPHRIPYSNIYIDPKAEMLSHEIYFQPEFLAHLPGYYYKQNVVPLSQLIFECVCSCPMDLRKQLLNNIVLVGGVSDCVNMHERLHKELVNILRIKNYSENTKVHIKNECMSNIAAYLGCRKYGKAIYHNKNKWVTREDYFATANAKVVHRLLMWANVL, encoded by the exons atggatggTGCAGAGGATGAAGGGGCAACGGAGGAAAGCATACCCGTCGTGGTTTTGGACCCGGGGTCTTG GAAagttttttccaattcgAGGGAGGTGAAA TTCGGACTCGAGGCAGTCGAAGAGTACACCCGAGTTAAATACGAAACAGCCAAAATGGAAGGCGAGGAAG GAGACGAACTTCTAAATGTGAAGATGACGTTTTCTGACCCTCGGCATCCCTTGAGCGCGAACGACTTCACAGATTTGTTCGAAGTGTACAACTACCTGGTGAAG AGACTAAACATAACAACAGACGATTACAACTTACTCGTAGCCATTCccgaaaaagtggaaaagttGTTCATAACTAACATGCTCAATTGGGCATTCAAGACTCATCAATTCGCATCGATATCTTTTATTTACAACTCTCTAGCGGCGTCCTACTACTACGGATTGAAAACAG CCCTCGTTGTAGACTTAGGCGAAAGCGCAAGCAGAGTATCCCCAGTAGCGGAAAATCACGGGGTTTTTCTGGACAGCGCGAAGAACTGCGAAATAGGAGGCCACCTAATAACTAAATACATTTCCAATTTTGTCAAAGCAAAGGATAGCCACGTTGACTACACCCTTgtgcaaaattataaagagTTAAACAGTTACATAAGCCTAGACATTGACCGgagcataaaaatgaacagcgATTGTAATGGCTTGTTGAAGCCTCATAGAATTCCATACAGTAATATTTACATAGACCCCAAGGCTGAAATGTTAAGccatgaaatttattttcagcCTGAGTTTTTAGCGCACTTACCGGGATATTACTACAAGCAAAACGTAGTGCCATTAAGTCAGCTAATTTTCGAGTGTGTATGTTCCTGTCCAATGGATTTACGAAAACAATTGCTGAACAACATTGTACTTGTTGGCGGTGTATCAGATTGTGTCAACATGCACGAACGGTTACATAAAGAGTTAGTCAATATATTGCGGATTAAAAATTACAGCGAAAATACAAaagtgcacataaaaaatgaatgcatGTCTAACATAGCCGCTTACCTTGGCTGCAGAAAGTACGGGAAAGCCATTTAccacaataaaaataaatgggttACACGGGAGGATTACTTCGCGACGGCTAACGCGAAGGTGGTACATAGGCTTTTGATGTGGGCTAACGTTTTG
- a CDS encoding hypothetical protein (putative): MLNKVVWLVAPLYLRSAHIIDVYEDFRATTPHEGDRHSSHPRVLTECISSNCNDDSKKRHAGEDLTEIPEECFNESDPSDEDGGEGPSSTLPAKEGQENCQDSYQDSYQDGYQDGYQDSYQDSFQPSVTLSNSVGVPPDPHEFKKKLFKGGENNSSKKKLKENVITPSTDEPVPNKNNFRQDFLNFYCALIGKDFNRSKVDMKAAKNKLDGGWEKKCKEKLKHDSKVRSTSTDECLAKNKEISQNSSSVGKDESSIRNKVSELEERYAKRKWGLQKFHLSMQNGGSSSSDSSVSSLSGLGGLGDLGSVNKLGHANSVSSEVSGSSGGRSESAGEGSSGGSSGSSGRSSGGSSGGSARSRGLNLEGGSPSIGSARNFERSSPNVDSRMPSVDNRRYSSTNSRTSSAIGNRKYYDKMLSHLFSLAILFYRNKPYLDKMARQLPQKYYLSYKGVQQNINRLYENNFTQMHEDFYELEKKKNPIEKKGIEKYYYAFDRTVYTLLFFLYEIQQKEDALHRTFESLPIEYKLRRDELVDSVTMSTPSDRMKDIYFTTYNIFDSINTCMDSSSRFNFNYLGKKILNNLNEEGGNVHNRASLEMKKINDYMINTQNDIVEYIKELSSYFKQFVDYATLENLFCEPVLYCYSLFLDYYLGTLDQLLDHLNIHLKYPVNKESQESLSHIYKEIKAHADNLGCTMRCFYFKKSIKPDPELSIISLFTDSKFRLGLVDKYVNKKYSNFISLMLKMMGYFRVTVASLTSIVTLQTVHALLLDTENGNIKYVDAMKALTYLTKNISHNSSVLADPREEKH; the protein is encoded by the exons ATGCTTAATAAGGTGGTGTGGTTGGTAGCTCCCCTTTATTTGCGCTCAGCGCACATTATCGACGTATATGAGGACTTTCGTGCGACGACTCCGCACGAAGGCGACCGGCACAG CAGCCACCCCCGGGTGCTCACAGAGTGCATCTCCAGTAACTGCAATGATGACAGTAAGAAGAGACATGCCGGTGAGGACTTGACAGAAATACCAGAAGAATGCTTTAATGAGTCGGATCCAAGTGATGAAgacgggggggagggaccCTCCTCCACGCTCCCCGCGAAGGAAGGCCAGGAAAACTGCCAGGATAGCTATCAGGATAGCTATCAGGATGGCTATCAGGATGGCTATCAGGACAGCTATCAGGACAGCTTCCAACCCAGCGTAACGTTGAGCAACTCCGTGGGTGTGCCTCCCGACCCGCACGAattcaagaaaaaattgttcaaaggaggagaaaacaattcgtccaaaaaaaagttaaaggaGAATGTAATAACACCATCAACCGATGAACCAGTCCCAAACAAAAATAACTTCCGCCAAGACTTCCTGAATTTTTATTGCGCCTTGATAGGTAAAGACTTTAACAGATCCAAGGTGGATATGAAGGCAGCAAAGAATAAGTTAGATGgagggtgggaaaaaaaatgcaaagaaaaacTGAAACATGATTCCAAGGTAAGGTCTACTTCGACTGATGAGTgcttggcaaaaaataaagagatATCTCAAAACTCATCGAGTGTTGGGAAGGACGAAAGTAGCATTCGAAATAAAGTTAGCGAATTGGAGGAGAGGTATGCCAAGAGAAAGTGGGGACTGCAGAAATTTCACCTGTCCATGCAGAACGGcggcagcagtagcagcgaTAGCAGCGTTAGCAGCTTAAGCGGTTTAGGCGGCCTGGGCGATCTGGGCAGCGTCAACAAACTTGGCCACGCCAACAGTGTTAGCAGCGAAGTCAGTGGAAGCAGCGGAGGTAGAAGCGAAAGTGCCGGAGAAGGTAGCAGCGGAGGTAGCAGCGGAAGTAGCGGCAGAAGTAGCGGCGGAAGCAGCGGAGGTAGCGCCCGAAGCAGAGGTCTGAACCTTGAAGGAGGCAGCCCCAGCATCGGCAGTGCCCGGAACTTTGAACGAAGCAGCCCCAACGTGGACAGTAGAATGCCGAGTGTGGACAACAGGCGCTACAGCAGTACGAACAGTAGGACCAGCTCGGCCATCGGAAACAGGAAGTACTACGACAAAATGCTCTCTCATCTGTTTAGTCTAGCCATCCTATTCTACAGAAACAAGCCCTACTTAGATAAAATGGCCAGGCAACTACCCCAAAAGTACTACCTCAGTTACAAAGGTGTGCAGCAAAATATCAACCGCCtatatgaaaataacttTACCCAAATGCATGAAGATTTTTatgaacttgaaaaaaaaaaaaatccaattgaaaaaaaaggaattgaaaaatattattacgCTTTTGACCGCACAGTATACACACTGCTGTTCTTCCTTTATGAAATCCAACAAAAGGAAGATGCTCTACACCGAACCTTTGAGTCTTTACCTATAGAATATAAATTGAGAAGAGACGAACTAGTAGACTCCGTTACCATGTCCACGCCAAGTGACAGAATGaaagatatttattttacaacgTATAACATTTTCGACTCTATCAACACGTGTATGGATTCATCTTCCCGTTTTAATTTCAACTATCTTGGGAAGAAAATACTTAATAACCTGAACGAAGAGGGGGGAAACGTCCACAACAGAGCCTCtttggaaatgaaaaaaataaatgactATATGATTAACACACAGAACGACATAGTGGAATACATAAAAGAATTAAGTTCATATTTCAAGCAATTTGTTGATTATGCTACtttggaaaatttattttgtgagCCTGTGTTGTATTGCTACTCTCTCTTTTTGGACTACTACCTAGGGACGTTGGATCAACTACTGGACCACCtgaatattcatttaaaatacCCTGTAAATAAAGAATCGCAAGAAAGTCTTAGCCATATatacaaagaaataaaagcgCATGCAGATAATTTAGGGTGCACTATGCGATGTTTTTACTTTAAGAAGAGTATTAAACCCGACCCCGAGTTGTCGATCATTTCTCTTTTCACAGATTCTAAGTTTAGGTTAGGGTTAGTAGATAAGTACGTGAACAAGAAGTACTCCAATTTTATCTCCCtcatgttaaaaatgatggGCTACTTCCGCGTGACTGTGGCTTCCCTCACTTCTATTGTCACGTTGCAAACGGTGCACGCACTTCTGCTGGACACCGAAAATGGGAACATCAAATACGTCGACGCTATGAAGGCTCTCACGTACCTCACCAAGAACATCTCGCACAACAGCTCCGTCCTCGCCGACCCCCGGGAGGAGAAGCACTAG
- a CDS encoding protein phosphatase 2C (putative), with amino-acid sequence MNKPYDKTVKDNPIYVYGKIHDLVEELNRYHQKCYINNEKNVDLWKEFKYKKKKRFQFLSVLDYYANVRNKKWEFDIIPIVFNEEYEILHLGVSMLFNDSFSEEYKKGRYNYIELFICNFEKENVNQCQSEWIPSLPLRNGHSTGDIMDCLVKVEDLKIIYKEGESLRKISTEIPRPCNTSESNDEDDDNTEGSVMAAMQDSYRMERKVGKKQTGFPLGEDFSSQDEQFPVYSIRNDFIGEAKSHLSIGGDEVDAHLLLARNVNVIQDNDMSTLRSNLSGDSGSSVRNRFIASNDKEGLFPTGYYYKKDEENIWKGGSSNREDSSTDGGGAIKARVGKDREGAYPFSHLGSGVEFHSRETERTNDDANQAGIHKVAYYENVKRVNELEEKTYISSEGGSTKKVINYEYLYSRSESETMYLDSLRGRKHPTNEGHSAQGDANELDAAEERPFASRCSVRSGYTKSMHTTVERSEVVLAGSPAGEGNHIGVSNHIGEGNHIGEANHIGVGNHIGEANRSGAVAAPAGRSPPGEFARFTKHEQTTHVNHNEIIQSSDKVHIVESEEYRRHTYTTSESRSSNHIVTDLDGQEGKGSEADKRKEFKIGFFSFKGNRTYNEDRVITIRDVNEFVQKEYKEAIEERGNLLSESLEREYYDMLQKTQSVYRSFGCPSVESAASGVAAGVEEAGTTPPPYMYCAIYDGHNGEKAVNIIQKLLHLHVHTYYINGNGMSNSLKYAFHKMDEHLCRKTINNEEDNHSNFSSGSTACVSVIFNHMMYIANIGDSRCVLSKNGRAVVVTVDHRAGGNKKEEERIITSGGMLDDEGYLGGCLGVCRGFGSFDKRTREKLKGLVCEPDLFQINLTEDDEFLIICCDGIFDVMTSQEAVNTVRASLVESSDPTVAAEALCQLAYKRKALDNLSVVVVIFQSPEMKKKAQSSESASLYAGQAGRNEVFLSEEFDRPVKGVAVQPKRLKYAKREATI; translated from the exons ATGAATAAGCCATACGATAAAACAGTGAAAGACAACCCTATTTATGTATACGGAAAGATACATGATTTAGTGGAAGAGCTAAATAGATATCATCAAAAATGTTACATaaataatgagaaaaatgtaGATCTGTGGAAGGAGTTTAAgtacaagaagaagaaaaggttCCAGTTCCTTTCGGTGCTGGATTATTATGCGAACGTTAGGAACAAGAAATGGGAATTCGACATCATTCCAATTGTATTTAATGAGGAGTATGAGATTTTGCATCTAGGTGTTTCGATGCTTTTCAATGACAGTTTTTCGGAGGAGTATAAAAAGGGTAGATACAACTACATAGAGCTCTTTATTTGTAActtcgaaaaagaaaatgtgaatCAGTGCCAAAGTGAGTGGATACCATCGTTGCCTCTCAGAAATGGACACAGCACAGGTGATATTATGGACTGCCTTGTTAAGGTGGAAGACTTGAAGATAATATACAAGGAGGGAGAGAGCCTCCGTAAAATAAGCACAGAAATACCTAGACCGTGTAACACCAGTGAAAGCAATGACGAAGATGACGATAATACGGAAGGAAGTGTGATGGCCGCCATGCAGGATAGTTACCGTATGGAGAGAAAAGtcgggaagaagcaaacggGTTTCCCTTTGGGGGAGGATTTCTCCAGCCAAGACGAACAGTTCCCAGTTTATAGCATTAGAAATGACTTCATCGGGGAGGCTAAATCCCATTTGAGTATCGGCGGCGATGAGGTAGATGCGCATCTATTACTTGCGAGAAATGTAAACGTGATTCAAGACAACGATATGTCCACGTTGAGGAGCAACCTCAGCGGCGATAGCGGCAGCAGCGTGCGAAACAGGTTCATCGCTAGCAATGACAAGGAGGGGTTATTCCCTACAGggtattattataaaaaggatGAGGAGAATATTTGGAAGGGCGGAAGTAGCAATAGGGAAGATTCTTCTACAGATGGAGGGGGAGCGATAAAGGCGAGGGTAGGAAAAGATCGTGAGGGTGCCTACCCCTTCTCTCATCTCGGAAGTGGTGTTGAATTCCACAGTAGGGAGACGGAGCGCACGAATGATGATGCGAACCAAGCAGGTATTCACAAAGTGGCGTACtacgaaaatgtgaaaagggTAAACGAACTGGAGGAGAAGACGTACATTTCGTCGGAAGGGGGGTCCACGAAGAAAGTGATAAATTATGAGTACCTCTACAGCAGGAGCGAGAGCGAAACGATGTACTTGGATTCCctgagggggaggaagcatCCGACCAACGAGGGCCACTCCGCACAGGGGGACGCCAACGAATTGGACGCAGCGGAGGAGAGGCCGTTCGCCAGCAGGTGCAGCGTGAGGAGCGGCTACACAAAGAGCATGCATACAACCGTGGAGCGGAGTGAGGTAGTACTGGCGGGAAGTCCAGCGGGAGAGGGTAACCACATTGGAGTGAGTAACCACATTGGGGAGGGTAACCACATTGGAGAGGCTAACCACATTGGAGTGGGTAACCACATTGGGGAGGCTAACCGCTCCGGGGCAGTCGCAGCACCGGCGGGAAGATCCCCCCCTGGCGAATTCGCACGATTCACAAAGCACGAGCAAACTACGCATGTTAATCATAATGAGATAATCCAGAGTAGCGACAAGGTGCACATTGTCGAGAGCGAGGAGTACCGGAGGCACACATATACAACGTCGGAGAGCAGGAGCAGCAATCATATAGTGACTGACTTGGACGGGCAGGAAGGCAAGGGTAGCGAAGCCGATAAACGGAAGGAGTTTAAGATAGGCTTCTTCAGCTTCAAAGGAAACAGAACGTACAACGAAGACAGAGTAATCACCATTAGGGACGTGAACGAGTTCGTGCAGAAGGAGTATAAGGAGGCGATCGAGGAGAGGGGAAATCTGTTGAGTGAGTCCCTCGAGAGGGAGTACTACGACATGCTGCAGAAGACGCAGAGTGTGTACAGATCGTTTGGGTGTCCCTCGGTCGAATCTGCAGCGTCGGGGGTGGCGGCGGGAGTAGAGGAGGCTGGGACGACCCCCCCGCCCTACATGTACTGCGCCATCTACGACGGACACAACGGAGAGAAGGCAGTGAACATCATCCAGAAGTTACTGCATCTACACGTGCACACCTACTACATAAATGGTAATGGAATGTCTAACTCGTTAAAGTATGCCTTCCATAAGATGGACGAGCATTTGTGTAGAAAGACAATAAATAATGAAGAGGATAATCACTCCAATTTTTCCAGTGGAAGTACAGCCTGTGTGAGTGTGATTTTCAACCACATGATGTATATTGCGAACATAGGAGATAGCAGGTGTGTGTTgagtaaaaatgggagggCAGTTGTCGTAACGGTAGATCACAGAGctggaggaaataaaaaggaagaggagagGATTATAACATCTGGGGGTATGTTAGACGACGAAGGGTATTTAGGTGGCTGTTTAGGAGTGTGTAGAGGGTTTGGCTCGTTTGATAAAAGGACTAGAGAGAAATTAAAAGGTCTTGTTTGTGAACCGGACCtatttcaaataaatttaacGGAGGACGATGAGTTCCTGATTATATGTTGCGACGGAATTTTTGATGTGATGACTTCTCAGGAAGCGGTGAACACCGTGAGGGCTTCCCTGGTGGAGAGTTCTGACCCTACTGTGGCGGCGGAGGCTCTATGTCAGTTGGCTTACAAAAGGAAGGCCCTGGATAACCTCTCCGTCGTCGTCGTGATTTTTCAGAGCCCcgagatgaagaagaaggcgcAGTCCAGCGAAAGCGCCAGCTTGTACGCCGGCCAGGCGGGCCGC AATGAGGTTTTCCTCTCTGAAGAATTTGATAGGCCCGTGAAGGGTGTAGCGGTGCAGCCGAAAAGGTTA AAATATGCCAAGCGGGAAGCGACCATCTAA
- a CDS encoding exosome complex exonuclease rrp4 (putative) — MDVRVTTPYDEELEDIEEFNNRILATETLKHKGENVQRSGDEACPNMKKLVLPGEAILSKKDKGRFLKGSGLYEEDEKYFACIAGTVNYINKLVYVEPLKGKYTGAVGDLLVGKIKDITNDKWVVEIGSYCKALLSISQTNISLFCQRIRLYNDVINMINIYKPNDIIACEVQRILADGCIILHTRSTIYGKLSNGILITVPQTLIQNQKKHIFVFPCNVQVILGMNGFIWVSSPIKKSKETNPNSVDEDIEDNKFEEVDDTTRRNISIISNIIKLLAKYHININYDIVTKIYMHYTSNRNNSASYILKPYVSDSYLFSYIDKFAQWG, encoded by the coding sequence ATGGACGTGCGCGTGACGACGCCGTATGACGAAGAGCTGGAGGACATCGAAGAGTTTAACAACCGGATACTGGCCACTGAGACGCTGAAgcacaagggggaaaatgtgCAGCGCAGCGGAGACGAGGCGTGCCCAAATATGAAGAAGCTGGTTCTACCAGGAGAAGCAATCCTGAGTAAGAAGGACAAGGGGAGGTTCTTGAAAGGTAGTGGATTGTACGAAGAAgacgaaaaatattttgcatgcATCGCAGGCACCGTAAACtatattaacaaattagTGTACGTAGAACCATTAAAAGGGAAGTACACAGGTGCAGTAGGAGATCTCCTtgttggaaaaataaaagacatAACTAACGACAAATGGGTTGTTGAAATAGGTTCCTACTGCAAAGCACTACTCTCCATATCACAAACAAACATCAGCCTTTTCTGTCAAAGAATAAGACTTTATAATGATGTCATAAATATGATTAATATATACAAGCCGAACGACATTATAGCATGTGAGGTGCAGAGAATCCTAGCCGATGGGTGCATCATCTTGCATACCAGATCCACCATATATGGGAAACTATCGAATGGGATCCTAATCACAGTTCCACAAACGTTAATACAGAATCAGAagaagcatatttttgtctTTCCCTGTAATGTTCAGGTCATACTTGGCATGAATGGGTTTATTTGGGTTTCTTCTCCCATTAAGAAGTCCAAAGAGACAAACCCGAACAGCGTGGATGAAGACATCGAGGACAACAAATTCGAGGAGGTAGATGACACGACGAGGAGAAATATCAGCATCATCAGCAACATAATTAAGTTGCTAGCCAAATATCACATCAATATTAACTACGATATCGTTACGAAGATTTACATGCACTACACCTCCAATAGGAACAACTCCGCTAGCTACATTTTGAAGCCCTACGTCTCGGACTCCTACCTCTTCAGCTACATAGACAAGTTCGCCCAGTGGGGGTGA
- a CDS encoding hypothetical protein (putative), which produces YNALENEIINKINALNLKETKSAPSVNVKNYTKFIAHKLRKNREGIISCKEQIRNLEFQTRRMHNELSDGNKELKKLKKNIVKSDMLNAQLELNIMTQMKRNNAHKSRISFLKKKMDINKAKGIINSDINYMETRATMIKHNVEESEEKYNRLVDAKDK; this is translated from the coding sequence TACAACGCCTTAGAGAACGAAATTATCAACAAAATCAACGCGCTAAACCTGAAGGAAACGAAGAGCGCCCCCTCTGTCAACGTGAAGaattacacaaaatttatCGCACACAAATTGCGGAAAAATAGAGAGGGAATTATTTCCTGCAAGGAACAGATCCGAAATTTGGAGTTCCAAACCAGGCGGATGCACAACGAACTCTCTGATGGAaacaaagaattaaaaaaattaaaaaaaaatatagtaaagTCAGACATGCTAAATGCTCAACTGGAGCTTAACATCATGacacaaatgaagagaaaTAATGCACATAAAAGCAGgatctcctttttaaaaaaaaaaatggacattaATAAGGCAAAGGGTATTATCAACAGTGACATTAACTACATGGAAACGAGAGCAACCATGATAAAGCACAACGTCGAAGAAAGTGAAGAGAAATATAACAGGTTGGTTGATGCTAAGGACAAA
- a CDS encoding hypothetical protein (putative), whose product MVNINWPGLLKWSTKYADGTIDTNKRLSKEDIEFLQGAIKDALSQVEDPYEAINEAVRNFENADEGIILASAKIVERLVDEYPEVSRNLHKINAIDPLLKLLNLTNTHILESVLQIFSLALSNNPELQECVFKKNGLKTLLLKLQESQKTVIDKKLITAISALIRHHDEAENKFIDYGGVGFLVYGMQTNIYQYQEKSALLLKHLLARSEAARAEKQRSF is encoded by the exons ATGGTAAACATAAACTGGCCAGGGCTCCTCAAATGGTCGACTAAATATGCAG acgGCACCATCGACACGAACAAACGGCTAAGCAAGGAAGACATCGAGTTCCTGCAGGGGGCGATCAAGGATGCCCTTAGCCAAGTGGAGGATCCATACGAAGCGATAAACGAAGCAGTACGTAACTTTGAAAATGCCGATGAAGGAATTATTTTGGCTTCCGCCAAAATTGTGGAAAGGCTAGTAGATGAATACCCGGAGGTCTCTCGTAATCTACACAAGATAAACGCAATAGACCCTTTATTAAAATTGCTGAACCTAACAAATACTCACATCTTAGAATCTGTGTTGCAAATATTTTCGCTAGCTCTCTCAAATAATCCAGAGTTACAAGAATgtgttttcaaaaaaaacgGGCTAAAGACTTTATTGCTAAAACTACAAGAATCTCAAAAGACAGTGATAGATAAAAAACTGATAACAGCCATCTCTGCTCTGATTAGACACCATGATGAggcagaaaataaatttattgacTATGGTGGGGTTGGTTTTTTAGTGTATGGGATGCAAACAAATATTTACCAGTATCAGGAGAAGTCGGCTCTGCTGTTGAAGCATCTA cTGGCCAGGAGCGAAGCAGCCAGAGCAGAAAAGCAACGATCATTTTAG